In one Desulfoferula mesophila genomic region, the following are encoded:
- a CDS encoding nuclear transport factor 2 family protein: MKRMIIFALALILLLAAGPARAAQSQGETLVRGLWALIAAKDMAKIAATTSPEFQAVHSFGANDKQDEMKRLAGLNLGAYTLSDFHATEQGPVIVVSYHFGAAQARGDKPALRLEVFINTEQGWQWLAHANLEPVQ, from the coding sequence ATGAAGAGGATGATAATTTTCGCCCTGGCCCTGATCCTGCTGCTGGCCGCCGGCCCCGCCCGGGCCGCCCAGAGCCAGGGGGAGACGCTGGTGCGCGGCCTGTGGGCCCTGATCGCGGCCAAGGACATGGCCAAGATCGCGGCCACGACCAGCCCGGAGTTCCAGGCGGTGCACTCCTTCGGCGCCAACGACAAACAGGACGAGATGAAGCGGCTAGCGGGCCTGAACCTGGGCGCCTACACCCTGAGCGACTTCCACGCCACCGAGCAGGGCCCGGTGATAGTGGTCTCATATCACTTCGGCGCGGCCCAGGCCCGGGGCGACAAGCCCGCCCTGCGCCTGGAGGTTTTCATCAACACCGAGCAGGGCTGGCAGTGGCTGGCCCACGCCAACCTGGAGCCGGTGCAGTGA
- a CDS encoding nuclear transport factor 2 family protein: protein MPRVACLCVAALLLLAPVAWAEPPVSGEQLVRDLWTTTAGRQWQQKVGEVSPAFMSVQSAGVHDKATELAALDRAVISNYVLSGFRTTRQGPVLVVTYLARVETMKDGRRVGSKTAPRMSVFIKTDQGWQWLAHASVPVP from the coding sequence ATGCCGCGCGTTGCCTGCCTGTGTGTCGCCGCGCTCCTGCTGCTGGCCCCGGTCGCCTGGGCCGAACCCCCGGTGAGCGGCGAGCAGTTGGTGCGCGATCTTTGGACGACGACGGCAGGCCGGCAGTGGCAACAAAAGGTCGGCGAGGTTTCGCCCGCCTTCATGTCCGTGCAATCCGCCGGGGTGCACGACAAGGCCACGGAGCTGGCCGCGCTGGACCGGGCCGTGATCAGCAACTACGTGCTCAGCGGGTTTCGCACCACCCGGCAAGGGCCGGTGTTGGTGGTCACCTACCTGGCCAGGGTGGAGACCATGAAGGACGGCCGGCGGGTGGGGAGCAAGACCGCCCCGCGCATGAGCGTGTTCATCAAGACCGACCAGGGCTGGCAGTGGCTGGCCCACGCCAGCGTGCCCGTGCCATAG